tttttaacataGGGCATTGTAATTTGAAAGTGTTTTTTCATGCATGTTCTATAAGCTCAAATTTGAATGgctaaaatttcttttctttttaaggatttatttatttgaaaggcttagtgacagagagggagggaaagacgtCTTCTTTCtggtgctgtttcactccccaagtggctgcaaaagccagggctgggcctggctgaagccaggagcctggaactctctcacccatgtgggtggcaaggccaaGACTTGAGAGTTcgcactgctttccaaggcgcattagcagggagctggacaggaaacaaagtaactgggacttgaaccagtgctctgatatgggatactagtagattaacccactgcaccatgacactgtcctccacatttatttatttatttaaaagatttatttatttgaaaggcaggattacagagaggcgggggcaaagaagagagaggtcttccatccactggtttactcaccaggtggcctcagcagctggagctgagctcatctgaagccctgagccaggagctacatccttTTCCTATGagaatgtaggggcccaaggacttgggccatcttctactgctttcccaggccatagtagagagctggatcagaagtggagcagccaggtcttgaaccagcgctcatataggatgccagcgctacaggctgcagcttttacccactactccatagCTCCGGCCTTCTAAGTtttaagagatttgtttatttgaaaggcagagtgacagatccaCCATCCTAAGACTCTgctggttaaaaaaaattgtttttattaaaataaaaagatttatttagttgaaaggcagaatagcagagagagagagagagaaatcttctatccactggttcattccccaaatgaccacaaggctgaggctgaaccaggcactccctttgagtctcccacatggatggcaggatcccaaatacttaggccatcggCTGCTTCCACTGGTTCGTTAGCAGCaaaatggatcagaagcagaacatcgagaactggccctccaatatgctggtgttgcaggcactggcttaacccactgtgccacaatgccagcccctccactggtTAAAATTTACACACAGTAATAAGTAatccttatctttttttatttttttaaatatttatttgagaggtagagttacagacagtgagagggagagacagagagaaaggtcttccttccgttggttcactccccagatggccaaaacggtcggagctgtgccgatccaaagccaggagccaagtgtttctttCCGGTCtgctatgcaggtgcaggggccaagtacttgggccatcttctacttctttcccaggccacagcagagaactggattggaagaggggcagctgggactagatccggtgcccatatgggatgccggcgccacaggtggaggatcaacctactgtaccacagaaCCTGCCCCAATCCTTATTTTTTGATtacagtgactttttaaaattttaaaaaaattttttatttgacaggtagagttatagactgagagagagagagagagaaaggtttttcttccgttggttcactccctaaatggccgccatagctggcactgtgctgatctaaaggcaggaaccaggtgcttcttcctggtctcccatgcaggtgcaggggcccaagcacttgggccatcctccactgccctcccgggccacagctggactggaagaggagcaaccaggcctagaaccggcgcccatatgggatactggtgctgcaggtggaggattaaccaagtgagccacggtgccggccccgatTACAGTGACTTGTaaggttttaaaatttgctgaCTGCATCGTTTTAGGGTCAGATCCTTGATAACATTAAAATTGCTTAAGGAAGGCGTATGGAAACtgaattagttttcttttttaaaaaaagctaattaatttgtgggagggagggaagaaaggagggaaagggagagagggagagagagaacaaaagcactcccatatgctggttttaTGAACCCCAGGACTTCAGGCTGAAGCCTAGAGTGGGAAATGCaccctggtgtcccacatgggtggcagagacccaaacacttgagttatcatctgctgcctcccagggtctgcattagcaggaaatggaacTGGGAACCATAGCCAGtactccaacccaggtactccagtatgggatgtagatCTCTTAATTGCTAGTCTACATGCCTGCACCTGAATTATGtttctatttcaatttttctgtcttcagttgatttttcttaaaagacaAAGCAACAGCAAAACCTTTTCCTTTCTCATCCTCAGATGGCAGTTAAAAGCtatgttcattttataaaatataaaaacataggGAAATGAGAATTTCCACCCCCACATCCCTTCAACTTACTGTTGCTTCTCTTAACAGGTTCGTGTATGGGCTGTTgcctttttctttatataaaaatgcacacacagtcattcattttgctgatttctttatttcctgCAATGTTGATATAgactaattgttttttttttttttaagaaaatcttaaTATGGACACTTtaatcattttttgaagatttatttatttgaaaggcagaattatagagaggcagaggcagagagagagaaagtcttccatctgctggttcacccccgaaatggccacaatggttgaagctgggctgatccaaagccaggagtcaggagtttcttccaggtctcccacaggggtgcaaggacttgggccatcgtctgctgctttcccaggccataacagagatccagatcggaagtggcacagccagaactcgaactggtgcccatatggaatgccggcactgcaggcagtggctttttacctgccacaccacagaactggccccttaATCATGTTATTAAATCTTCTATATGTTTGTTTATAATAGATACAACATTTTTCATTGAGTACGTATGTCAAAttccaggatttttaaaaatacatttgcatTGCATTCAAGGGTGTTTGAAAAATAAACTGCACTAGTAGACATTCTTACAGACAAATCCTTTTGGGCAGACATGGTTTCCGTATATTAAAACTGGGGACATGAGATTGGTGGTAAGATCAACCCTTTTTCACGCTTTTAGTACATGTTGCCACACTTCAGGTAGTTGGTATCTCTGTACATGCTTCCCAGAATGGGGCTCAACCATGCCTCTTTGAGATGAGAACATTTCTCCTTACTGAATTGGTGCCAGTCACTTCTAGTGCCTCCAAGACCATCTGTGCTTTCTTCCCTACTTCTGTATCCTTCCTCTTCTCCAACTCAGAACTTCTCAGAAGCTGGTTGGAGAAGGAAACTGTGTGAAATGCTCTGCATCTACTATGTAAAATATTAGCAGGACTCTGCATGACACCCAGCTTTTCAAAAACCATACCCTTGTCTTTCGGTTGTATGACTCTTCATGttcacatttatcatttattaatCACTTATCTGTCAGATTTGTGACGTGACCTCCTGCTCGAGCTCTGAGGGTTAGTGCTCTAACTATCTCTGGAAGCCCATGCTTTAGACCCAGATCCTACTCTTGCTGATAGGCTTTGGAGACGAGAGTGCCCTACTTAATCCCCCCAGGTCTTCTATTTCTCAACTTGTAAGATGGGGATAATGCTTATACGTGTCTCCAAACTTGGTGATGATTCAAAAAGGTGATGcttatatataattcatatactaCCTAAAATATAGTATGCACTCATTAAGGTAGCTTTTAATATCTCATCTGATTATCACAATGTATTTGTGACTCAAACAGGGATTGTTTAGACCTGTCCTGTCTTCACATTGAGAAAGTGGTGATTTCAACCTGAGTTTAGTGCTTTAGATCTCTGAGGATTACCACAACGTGGGAAAACTGAAGTGAGTGACAGGGGTTGTATAGCATGAAAAGCTTCAGTGGCAAATATAGAGGGGCTTGAGCACTGCAGATTCCAGGAGACAGTAACTGGCCTGCCAGCAAGTAGGAGAGAACATACACTTAGTTCCAGGGGAAGAGGACCAGTTCCTGTGCATCATGGCTTCAGAGGGTAGGTTGCTGTATACAAAAGGCTTCTAGACACGGCCACAGAGCCTTCTAAAGACTAAGTTGACTGAGCACTAAAATCAAGCATTTAATAGGTTTCTCTGCTTTGGTTTAAATTGCAATGAAGTCTTGCTTTAAATGCATCTGACTGATTAGGTTTTTATCCTAACTTGTTTCCGACAGGGCATGGTGCTGATGTGAAATGTGTAGACTGGCATCCAACCAAAGGGTTAGTTGTTTCAGGAAGTAAAGATAGTCAACAGCCAATCAAGTTCTGGGATCCCAAGACTGGGCAGAGTCTTGCAACACTGTAAGTGGTAGGAACCCCACCTTGGTCCCTCAGCCGAAGATCACAAAGCAGCTTGCCTTCTTGAATGTTTAGCTTTCTCTTCTCTCGTGTGTTCCTGAGAACGTAGTTTAGACAACAGATGGACTTGCATCTGTGGACTTCTTGTTAATTAAATGTGTTTTATCTCTAAGTTTCTAATAAAGTAAGGCTTGGTTTTTGTTCTGCCACACAACCCTCCATTGACTTTGGTTACCGTAGGAGGTAGTGACGAGGAGGAGCTGGTTATTGCTAGTGCAGCTTGCTGTCTCTCCTCATCAGAGGGCCTTCTGGCACTGTGTGGAGTTGATACGTGTGCCTCTTACTACAAACAGCCATGCCTTCTCCATCTCTCACTACATCTACCTGGAAAGGAAATTTTCCTCCACTTTTGAACTGTTATCATTTTTGTCTGATGTATTTGGATATGATGCAGCTACATAATTGAGTTATTTGTAAACGTTCACAGCTATTTGAATACATTAACGATTTTTTGACCAAGCAGCTGTAACCTGGTCCTCTGATCGGAAAGTGGACCGTATCCATCAAGCACTGGTTGGAGCAAGGCTGGCCCAATTGTACAGTTCCGATGACCACAGCCAACACACAGCACCCTTGAATGGTGTCCCTTGGAGATTCACACTGTGTAGGCCTTGGGTTTCAAATTAACCCTCAGGCTACCCAGCACTCATTTTTATGCTTTGCCTTACTGAGAGGAACGTCACTGAATTTCCTAAATTTCGGGAGCCTTATTGAGTATTAATTGATGTattcaaatgcttcctctgcttCAGGAGAAACTTTGCTATCCAGTTGGagctctgctgctgctttaaCTGGCTGGAGAGAGAGGGCTGTGCTTGGATAGGGGACATTGCTGCTGCTGACCTGTTTATTTCAAGTGTACTTCAACCTGGTGCTGTAATGTTACATGCTTTGTTACTTCTAGGCAAGTCTCTTGCCACCTTGGTCCATGTACTTTTCAACAAAAAAGGGCCATTGGATTGCTCTATACTCGGTTTCAGTTCTCACATATTACTTTCTTGGTGCTTTGCTTCTAGTCATGCCCATAAAAACACCGTAATGGAAGTGAAGTTAAATCTCAATGGGAATTGGCTGCTCACAGCATCACGTGACCATCTCTGTAAGCTTTTTGACATCCGAAACCTGAAAGAAGAGCTTCAAGTCTTCCGGGGTCATAAGAAAGAAGCCACAGGTTGGTGGTTGTGATGTGAGAAGGATAGAAAGACTGTTAACCTGTGGCATTCTCAGACGGCAGTACTTTTGTCTTTGACAGCTGTGGCCTGGCATCCTGTTCATGAGGGACTTTTTGCCAGTGGAGGGTCTGACGGTTCTTTGTTATTCTGGCATGTTGGGTATGTAGCACTTTTTATATAAAGGAGCAGTATATTTTTCCAAAGAGAGCACCTAACTGTGTAGGAACATGataaggttttgtgtttttttctgagtTGTTTGAATGGAGCAGTATATTTTTGCAAAGAGAGCACCTAACTGTGTAGGAACATGataaggttttgtgtttttttctgagtTGTTTGAATGTTCTGGGTTAAACACTGAGTTTTCCGTTCTGTCTACAATAGAATATGTCGCACCTCCACTTTTGGTGTGGAAGTCATCAAGGGAGAATAAAATAGACTTCCTGTTTGCTTACTGGGGTACTAATTCTAGGAGCATGTTTCCTTTAGGAGTGCTCTTTGgataaaagaatatatttctgATGACAAACCAGCATCTTTGAAATATGTAGAAATTGTCCAGATTCAAAGAAACAGGCTTTGGTAGTCTTGTTTTAAAGCTAAAAGAAAATGCCTTTTTTGGGCAATGGGGTGGGGTAACTTATGAAAAGACTTCTTTGTTGCATACCATTATAGGGTTGAGAAGGAAGTGGGTGGGATGGAGATGGCCCACGAAGGAATGATCTGGAGTCTGGCTTGGCACCCTCTTGGACATATTCTCTGCTCAGGTTCAAATGACCACACCAGGTGAGCTCCATGTCAGAAATATCCAGGGGTTGCTGTACTCACAGAGTAACATGATGTGCATTTTATGTGTATTTCGTTTAATTTATTGATTGATATTCTAGCTTCTTAGAAACATTTTTAGTGGTTTAAAAATACTTGTATTAGAATAAGAAAATTGGGTAGCAAATATTACTTCggttatttgatttttgttttgctttctgatttcaaaaaaaccttttaaggggtgggaggaagggaatatcattatgtgcttagaattgtgtctacaaatcacgttgaatgtgttaaaaatgagttaaaattaaaagaaattttaaaataaaccttcccatattttaaagttttgtaagAAAGACATTGTAAAAAGTTGTGTTTTTCAAGGGACTGCTTAGTACTATGTAGTGCCCAGGAAAACACTTAAGCCATGCCCTACCTCCCAttacttttatcttttattttgacAGCAAATTCTGGACTCGAAATCGACCAGGTGATAAAATGCGAGATCGATATAATCTGAACCTGTTACCTGGGATGTCTGAAGATGGAGTAGAATATGGTGAGGCTCTTGCACATTTGAAACTCAACATTCTATGAGAAAAGTGTTAGTTGGGAAGATAATAAACATTTCATTTCACAGTTCATTGATCTTTAAATCACCAATGATATATATGAAGAATATTTAAGGGACGTTCATTTTATTGACTactgtttttataaaaatctccCTTTTCATTGAATGCATTACTATTTACAGATGACCTTGAACCTAATAGCCTGGCCGTAATTCCAGGGATGGGAATACCAGAACAACTAAAATTAGCTATGGAACAAGAACAGATGGGTAAGAGAAGCTacacaaatatattttacttttattgtttCTTACCTTCATGATAAACTATGTGGAAATGCCAAAATCATTTATGTGGAGAAGTATTGAGAAAAGTGACCTGAACTACATAGTATTTAAACATCTCTTTTTCCAAAGATGTGTTCGTGGAACAGTTGGCCAGTTCCTTTAATTTGGGGAACTAACTCTTTCTCTTTATGGTTACAGGGAAAGATGAAGCAAATGAAATCGAAATGACAATTCCTGGTTTAGATTGGGGAATGGAGGAAGTGATGCAAAAGGATCAGAAAAAAGTACCTCAGAAGAAAGTTCCTTATGCAAAACCTATTCCTGCTCAGTTCCAGCAGGTGAGGCGCTAGATAGGACTCCTCTGCATCCAGACACTGGAGATTATGGTTGCTTAGTTCCTTTGATGTGCAGAAATAGATTTCTCTTGGATTACTCCATCTGTTGGAGGTATTTCTggactatagatttttttttggaaCATTCTTCACATTTTTCATTCACTCTGAGacagttcccatctgctgctttgcagtTAGGTTGAGTTGGCCGTGGATCGTTTGTTTGTTCTTTCATTCTGACTGTGTACCATCAGAAGAATGGTCATGGAGCCGAGAGAGTGAGCCGACTCTCTTCCCCATTGTttgtctgctctctgcttccactgTCCCCTCGACACAACGTGCTGAGAGCAGCAAGCTTTCCGTTCAGTAATAATATGCAATGTCTtgcaatttttatcattttaatttctacCTAATAGTGTTCCTGCCTAATAACCCCGTTCCCATGTCACTAAGAATTAATAAGAGAAATGAAGACAATTCAGCAAGTTGGCTTGAGCAGATGGCATTATGAAATGGTTTTCTCATTCTTTGCGTTATAATTTTCATGTTTCtgacatattttaatattatttttcccAAGGCTTGGATGCAAAATAAAGTTCCAATTCCTGCTCCAAATGAGGTGCTGAATGACAGAAAAGAGGACATTAAattggaagagaagaaaaaaacacaagcagAAATTGAGCAAGAAATGGCCACATTACAGTATACCAACCCACAACTTCTGGAGGTGAGTGAAGCTCCTTAAGGTATTCATGATGATCCAAGAAGATAGAGACATGTTTTTTATTGATAAACTCTTAAAGAAAAGGGAAAGGGCTCTCAAAATTTTCTGATGAACACCGTCATTTCCTGTTGTTGCGTTGGGAACCTCGTTTCTCAAAATGCCCTCTTTCTCACATTTTTAAGATCATATCAATGGGCCTGAGtaaaatattatctttaataGAAGAAGTAAAGTCaatattgttttaatttggaTTAATTTATCTATGGGTATCCTTCTAGCTAGAagaacagataatttttttttaagatttatttatttatttgaaagtcagagttacacagagagagaaggaaaggcagagagagagagagaggtctttcatccactggttcactgcccaaatggccgcaatggctggagctgtgccaatctgaagccacgagccaggggcttcttccatgtctcctacatgggtgcaggggcccagggacttgggccatcttctgctgctttcccaggccatagcagagagctggattggaagtggagcagctgggtctctaactggtgcccatatgggatgccagcactattggcggtggctttaccccctgtgccataGCTTCGGCCCCAGatggtttgttcttgtttctccTCTCTATGAGAGCTATCAATAGTGACAACATCTATTGAATTATTGCGCTTTCCGTGGTCAAAATAATATATAAGCAATCCTGTCTGCCGTGTTCCCGAGCACCTAAAAAGAAGCAGTCTAAAGGGCTCTTGAAAGCCTTGGTGCTGAGAGGTTGTGTGTATCCTCACAGTGCTGGAGTTATATGGACACTAATTGTTTGAGGCGTTAGAAGACTGGGcagtttttatgtttgttttgagAATCTGGTAAGGAAATAACGTGTTAGCAGGATTGCCATCCTTAAGGGCTCCAGCTCAATGATTcagcttctttttccttctttcctttctttccagcaACTCAAAATTGAAAGACTGGCACAGAAGCAGGCTGAGCAaatccagcctcctccctcagctGGCACTCCTCTCCTCGGaccccagcccttccctggaCAAGGTCCAATGTCGCAGATTCCTCAAGGTTTTCAACAACCTCACCCATCTCAGCAGATGCCAATGAGCATGGCTCAGATGGGACCTCCAGGTCCACAAGGACAGTTTAGACCCCCTGGACCCCAGGGGCAAATGGGACCACAAGGCCCTCCACTGCATCAGGGAGGTGGGGGGCCACAAGGATTCATGGGACCACAAGGGCCCCAGGGCCCGCCTCAGGGGCTGCCACGGCCTCAGGACATGCACGGGCCCCAAGGAATGCAGAGGCATCCTGGACCTCATGGCCCTTTGGGGCCTCAAGGACCACCTGGACCACAGGGTAGTTCTGGTCCTCAAGGTCATATGGGTCCCCAGGGTCCACCTGGCCCCCAGGGTCACATGGGCCCCCAAGGTCCACCTGGTCCCCAGGGTCACTTGGGCCCCCAGGGGCCTCCTGGTACGCCAGGTATGCAGGGACCACCTGGTCCCAGAGGAATGCAAGGACCTCCTCATCCTCATGGAATGCAAGGCGGGCCTGGGTCTCAAGGGATCCAAGGCCCTGTGTCTCAGGGACCTCTGATGGGATTGAATCCAAGAGGAATGCAAGGCCCTCCTGGCCCCCGGGAGGGTCAGGGTCCTGCTCCCCAAGGCATGATGATGGGTCACCCGCCTCAAGAACTGAGAGGACCTCACCCTCCGAGCGGACTCCTTGGCCATGGCCCTCAGGAAATGAGAGGTCCTCAGGAGATGCGGGGCATGCCCGGGCCGCCACCCCAAGGATCGATGCTGGGCCCTCCCCAGGAACTGCGCGGGCCACCAGGCTCACAAGGCCAGCAGGGGCCGCCCCAGGGCTCTTTGGGACCTCCACCCCAGGGTGGCATGCAAGGGCCCCCTGGACCTCAGGGACAGCAGAACCCAGCAAGAGGGCCACATCCGTCTCAAGGGCCAATACCATTCCAGCAACAGAAAACACCTCTGCTAGGCGATGGGCCCCGGGCGCCCTTCAATCAGGTATTACTTATTTGCAACTTGTGGCAGTAACACATTGGGAGACGCACTGTGCATTGACGCGGCACTGCTGAGGCCCCCAAAAGCAGTCACAGTTGCACTCCACAGGTCTCGGGGAGTGGTGGTAGCTTAGCATAACAGCGTCCTGGCTGAAGAGGGGAATGAAGAGAATGATGAGCTGGGTTCTGCCACCATCAGCACCTCCAGGAAAGGTCAACTGTTCGACTGAAGACAGTTTGCAGTTATTCCAGGGCTCCAAGAGACCCAGGGCCCCGAGGTGGAGACTGCCATGTGTGGGCAGTTCTTGAGGCTTTAACTTGAAGCCTGGTGTTCCATGGGCCTGCCAGCAGCTGAGCCACCTCCAGCCTGTGTGCCAGCCCTGCCTTTAGAGATGGCATGGGGTATTGAGCTCACCGTTGCACTGCAGGCTATGCTCCCtctgttttcatttccatgaaccaGAATTGAACATTCTAAACTGCTGAGTCTTTGGGTGAAATTCTGTTCAAGTTGTTTTCAGCT
Above is a window of Oryctolagus cuniculus chromosome 3, mOryCun1.1, whole genome shotgun sequence DNA encoding:
- the WDR33 gene encoding pre-mRNA 3' end processing protein WDR33 isoform X6 gives rise to the protein MATEIGSPPRFFHMPRFQHQAPRQLFYKRPDFAQQQAMQQLTFDGKRMRKAVNRKTIDYNPSVIKYLENRIWQRDQRDMRAIQPDAGYYNDLVPPIGMLNNPMNAVTTKFVRTSTNKVKCPVFVVRWTPEGRRLVTGASSGEFTLWNGLTFNFETILQAHDSPVRAMTWSHNDMWMLTADHGGYVKYWQSNMNNVKMFQAHKEAIREASFSPTDNKFATCSDDGTVRIWDFLRCHEERILRGHGADVKCVDWHPTKGLVVSGSKDSQQPIKFWDPKTGQSLATLHAHKNTVMEVKLNLNGNWLLTASRDHLCKLFDIRNLKEELQVFRGHKKEATAVAWHPVHEGLFASGGSDGSLLFWHVGVEKEVGGMEMAHEGMIWSLAWHPLGHILCSGSNDHTSKFWTRNRPGDKMRDRYNLNLLPGMSEDGVEYDDLEPNSLAVIPGMGIPEQLKLAMEQEQMGKDEANEIEMTIPGLDWGMEEVMQKDQKKVPQKKVPYAKPIPAQFQQAWMQNKVPIPAPNEVLNDRKEDIKLEEKKKTQAEIEQEMATLQYTNPQLLEQLKIERLAQKQAEQIQPPPSAGTPLLGPQPFPGQGPMSQIPQGFQQPHPSQQMPMSMAQMGPPGPQGQFRPPGPQGQMGPQGPPLHQGGGGPQGFMGPQGPQGPPQGLPRPQDMHGPQGMQRHPGPHGPLGPQGPPGPQGSSGPQGHMGPQGPPGPQGHMGPQGPPGPQGHLGPQGPPGTPGMQGPPGPRGMQGPPHPHGMQGGPGSQGIQGPVSQGPLMGLNPRGMQGPPGPREGQGPAPQGMMMGHPPQELRGPHPPSGLLGHGPQEMRGPQEMRGMPGPPPQGSMLGPPQELRGPPGSQGQQGPPQGSLGPPPQGGMQGPPGPQGQQNPARGPHPSQGPIPFQQQKTPLLGDGPRAPFNQEGQSAGPPPLIPGLGQQGAQGRIPPLNPGQGPGPNKASEEGPPRRGMRAVPPPEGGTVSLVLKTLGRRRVLMWLRKRPEAGISEVEVGEPHEEEGRVCSPLRTSSHALKDESQTPGMETESQAWTWRPSRPESALGTMGQARPSTETWKPQEALLKTEEAKAEGAQDLPRECQNPAVPALWTETTMMDTTETNLSGAPRAVARLLEGSGVAVPGVEEVT
- the WDR33 gene encoding pre-mRNA 3' end processing protein WDR33 isoform X2; translation: MATEIGSPPRFFHMPRFQHQAPRQLFYKRPDFAQQQAMQQLTFDGKRMRKAVNRKTIDYNPSVIKYLENRIWQRDQRDMRAIQPDAGYYNDLVPPIGMLNNPMNAVTTKFVRTSTNKVKCPVFVVRWTPEGRRLVTGASSGEFTLWNGLTFNFETILQAHDSPVRAMTWSHNDMWMLTADHGGYVKYWQSNMNNVKMFQAHKEAIREASFSPTDNKFATCSDDGTVRIWDFLRCHEERILRGHGADVKCVDWHPTKGLVVSGSKDSQQPIKFWDPKTGQSLATLHAHKNTVMEVKLNLNGNWLLTASRDHLCKLFDIRNLKEELQVFRGHKKEATAVAWHPVHEGLFASGGSDGSLLFWHVGVEKEVGGMEMAHEGMIWSLAWHPLGHILCSGSNDHTSKFWTRNRPGDKMRDRYNLNLLPGMSEDGVEYDDLEPNSLAVIPGMGIPEQLKLAMEQEQMGKDEANEIEMTIPGLDWGMEEVMQKDQKKVPQKKVPYAKPIPAQFQQAWMQNKVPIPAPNEVLNDRKEDIKLEEKKKTQAEIEQEMATLQYTNPQLLEQLKIERLAQKQAEQIQPPPSAGTPLLGPQPFPGQGPMSQIPQGFQQPHPSQQMPMSMAQMGPPGPQGQFRPPGPQGQMGPQGPPLHQGGGGPQGFMGPQGPQGPPQGLPRPQDMHGPQGMQRHPGPHGPLGPQGPPGPQGSSGPQGHMGPQGPPGPQGHMGPQGPPGPQGHLGPQGPPGTPGMQGPPGPRGMQGPPHPHGMQGGPGSQGIQGPVSQGPLMGLNPRGMQGPPGPREGQGPAPQGMMMGHPPQELRGPHPPSGLLGHGPQEMRGPQEMRGMPGPPPQGSMLGPPQELRGPPGSQGQQGPPQGSLGPPPQGGMQGPPGPQGQQNPARGPHPSQGPIPFQQQKTPLLGDGPRAPFNQEGQSAGPPPLIPGLGQQGAQGRIPPLNPGQGPGPNKGDSRGPPNHHMGSMAERRHEQSGGPEHGPERGPFRGGQDCRGPPDRRGPHPDFPDDFSRPDDFHPDKRFGHRLREFEGRGGPLPQEEKWRRGGPGPPFPPDHREFSEGDGRSAARGPPGAWEGRRPGDERFPRDPEDPRFRGRREESFRRGAPPPRHEGRAPPRGRDGFPGPEDFGPEESFDVAEEAARGRDLRGRGRGTPRGGRKGLLPTPDEFPRFEGRKPDSWDGNREPASRERSSSLQGMDMASLPPRKRPWHDGPGTSEHRDMEAPGGPSEDRGGKGRGGPGPSQRVPKSGRSSSLDGDHHDGYHRDEPFGGPPGSGTPSRGVRSSSTWGRGSNMNSGPPRRGSSRGGGRGR
- the WDR33 gene encoding pre-mRNA 3' end processing protein WDR33 isoform X1 translates to MATEIGSPPRFFHMPRFQHQAPRQLFYKRPDFAQQQAMQQLTFDGKRMRKAVNRKTIDYNPSVIKYLENRIWQRDQRDMRAIQPDAGYYNDLVPPIGMLNNPMNAVTTKFVRTSTNKVKCPVFVVRWTPEGRRLVTGASSGEFTLWNGLTFNFETILQAHDSPVRAMTWSHNDMWMLTADHGGYVKYWQSNMNNVKMFQAHKEAIREASFSPTDNKFATCSDDGTVRIWDFLRCHEERILRGHGADVKCVDWHPTKGLVVSGSKDSQQPIKFWDPKTGQSLATLHAHKNTVMEVKLNLNGNWLLTASRDHLCKLFDIRNLKEELQVFRGHKKEATAVAWHPVHEGLFASGGSDGSLLFWHVGVEKEVGGMEMAHEGMIWSLAWHPLGHILCSGSNDHTSKFWTRNRPGDKMRDRYNLNLLPGMSEDGVEYDDLEPNSLAVIPGMGIPEQLKLAMEQEQMGKDEANEIEMTIPGLDWGMEEVMQKDQKKVPQKKVPYAKPIPAQFQQAWMQNKVPIPAPNEVLNDRKEDIKLEEKKKTQAEIEQEMATLQYTNPQLLEQLKIERLAQKQAEQIQPPPSAGTPLLGPQPFPGQGPMSQIPQGFQQPHPSQQMPMSMAQMGPPGPQGQFRPPGPQGQMGPQGPPLHQGGGGPQGFMGPQGPQGPPQGLPRPQDMHGPQGMQRHPGPHGPLGPQGPPGPQGSSGPQGHMGPQGPPGPQGHMGPQGPPGPQGHLGPQGPPGTPGMQGPPGPRGMQGPPHPHGMQGGPGSQGIQGPVSQGPLMGLNPRGMQGPPGPREGQGPAPQGMMMGHPPQELRGPHPPSGLLGHGPQEMRGPQEMRGMPGPPPQGSMLGPPQELRGPPGSQGQQGPPQGSLGPPPQGGMQGPPGPQGQQNPARGPHPSQGPIPFQQQKTPLLGDGPRAPFNQEGQSAGPPPLIPGLGQQGAQGRIPPLNPGQGPGPNKGDSRGPPNHHMGSMAERRHEQSGGPEHGPERGPFRGGQDCRGPPDRRGPHPDFPDDFSRPDDFHPDKRFGHRLREFEGRGGPLPQEEKWRRGGPGPPFPPDHREFSEGDGRSAARGPPGAWEGRRPGDERFPRDPEDPRFRGRREESFRRGAPPPRHEGRAPPRGRDGFPGPEDFGPEESFDVAEEAARGRDLRGRGRGTPRGGRKGLLPTPDEFPRFEGRKPDSWDGNREPGPGHEHFRDAPRPDHPPHDGHSPASRERSSSLQGMDMASLPPRKRPWHDGPGTSEHRDMEAPGGPSEDRGGKGRGGPGPSQRVPKSGRSSSLDGDHHDGYHRDEPFGGPPGSGTPSRGVRSSSTWGRGSNMNSGPPRRGSSRGGGRGR